Proteins from one Anthonomus grandis grandis chromosome 8, icAntGran1.3, whole genome shotgun sequence genomic window:
- the LOC126739467 gene encoding cuticle protein 16.5-like, translated as MASNTLFIAFFATLAISGCMGGPDASVAVPAAAIPAAYSVPYASSYSANVINHAIAAPVAAVAPARLAAAPVAAVAAPVAAPFVARSAPLIAPASPFAAPYFAAPAPYFASPYAAVAPAPLVVAK; from the exons atggcttcaaatactTTG ttTATCGCATTCTTTGCAACCCTCGCCATCTCCGGCTGCATGGGAGGCCCTGACGCAAGTGTGGCAGTCCCTGCAGCAGCAATTCCGGCCGCGTACTCAGTACCCTACGCATCATCTTACAGCGCAAACGTTATTAACCACGCTATCGCCGCACCTGTAGCTGCCGTTGCTCCTGCTAGATTAGCTGCTGCTCCAGTTGCTGCAGTAGCTGCTCCAGTAGCCGCTCCATTTGTCGCTAGGTCGGCGCCTTTGATTGCTCCAGCTTCTCCATTCGCTGCTCCTTACTTTGCTGCTCCGGCACCTTATTTCGCTTCACCTTATGCGGCGGTCGCACCAGCTCCATTAGTGGTTGCTAAATaa